The proteins below are encoded in one region of Polypterus senegalus isolate Bchr_013 chromosome 2, ASM1683550v1, whole genome shotgun sequence:
- the LOC120523918 gene encoding sialidase-3-like has product MAADFEPQRTTLFQSVQGGVTYRIPSLIYISDAHSFLAFAEKRSSPRDADAENLEMRIGSTFSGSVQWQPAVKIKNASLPGYRTMNPCPVYEKNTRVLYLFFICVKGNVSECYQICTGCNKTKLCYICSKDFGTSWSEVTDLTEHLIGNWATFAVGPGHGVQLSCGRLVIPAYAYVKKICSCFYRPCFCSSHSFSLFSDNNGQTWNVGEMINEPKTVECEMAEVFSSDGHSHLYCNARSEYGCRVEAVSENNGTNFGKPQKAQLLVEPSKGCQGSVVSFPAPAESLQSEGKSTAPQQSWLLYSHPTSREKRVNLGIYINKSPLCPLKWSKPYIIYRGPSGYSDLSYCDDTKSFACLFECGVHSELEEIAFVQFTQNEVINAGKCS; this is encoded by the exons ATGGCAGCTGATTTTGAGCCACAAAGGACCACTCTGTTCCAAAGTGTTCAAGGAGGAGTGACGTACCGAATCCCGTCTCTCATTTACATCAGTGACGCACATTCTTTCCTTGCTTTTGCTGAGAAACGCTCAAGTCCCCGTGATGCTGATGCAGAAAACTTAGAAATGAGAATAGGCTCCACTTTCAGTGGATCTGTACAG tGGCAGCCtgcagtgaaaataaaaaatgccagTTTACCTGGATATCGAACTATGAACCCCTGTCCTGTCTATGAGAAGAACACCAGAGTCCTTTACCTTTTCTTCATTTGTGTTAAGGGTAACGTTTCCGAGTGCTATCAGATCTGCACTGGCTGTAACAAAACCAAGCTGTGCTACATTTGTAGCAAAGATTTTGGAACCAGCTGGAGTGAAGTCACCGATTTGACAGAACACTTGATTGGCAACTGGGCCACATTTGCTGTTGGACCAGGGCATGGAGTCCAGCTGAGCTGTGGACGGTTGGTCATACCAGCTTATgcatatgtgaaaaaaatatgttcCTGTTTTTATCGTCCATGCTTTTGCAGCTCTCATTCCTTTTCATTGTTTAGTGACAACAACGGTCAGACATGGAATGTTGGGGAAATGATTAATGAGCCAAAAACAGTAGAATGTGAAATGGCAGAAGTATTTAGCTCAGATGGTCATAGCCATTTGTATTGCAATGCCCGTAGTGAGTATGGTTGCCGAGTGGAAGCCGTCAGTGAGAATAACGGTACAAATTTTGGGAAACCACAAAAGGCACAATTGCTTGTTGAGCCAAGCAAAGGCTGTCAGGGGAGTGTTGTCAGCTTTCCAGCTCCAGCAGAATCTTTACAAAGTGAAGGGAAATCTACTGCTCCCCAACAAAGTTGGCTCTTGTACTCTCATCCAACTAGCCGTGAAAAACGAGTCAACTTGGGAATTTATATCAACAAATCCCCCTTATGCCCCTTGAAGTGGAGTAAGCCCTATATTATTTATAGGGGCCCCAGCGGCTATTCTGACCTTAGTTACTGTGATGACACCAAGAGCTTTGCCTGCCTGTTTGAGTGTGGTGTCCATTCAGAGCTGGAGGAGATTGCATTTGTGCAATTCACTCAGAATGAAGTGATAAATGCCGGTAAATGTTCCTAG